The Methanohalophilus portucalensis DNA window ATAAAAACACTAGGCGAATTTGGGGACATTGTTACAGGCAACACTCCATCTAAAAAATGTTCTGAATATTATGGAGATTTCGTTGAGTGGGTTAAATCAGACAATATAAATTCAGACTTTATGTACTTAACAGAAGCCAAAGAAAAACTATCTGAATTGGGTGCAAAGGTTGGTAGAACAGCACCAGAAAGATCTGTATTAGTTACTTGTATTGCGGGAAGTTTGTCTTGTATAGGTAATGTATCAGTAACAAATAGAGAAGTTGCATTCAATCAACAAATAAACGCCATAATTCCATATGATTCTACCAATGAACTATTTCTATATCATCTAATCTCATATTCGAAGGAATATATTCAGCACCATTCCACTCAATCAATGAAAGGAATGGTTAGTAAAAGTAATTTCAGTTCTATCAAAATGATATACCCCCCGTTCTACTTACAACAACAATTCGCTGATTTTGTACAGTCCGTTGAAGACATGAAATCCAGTCAGGTAAAATCTGCCGAGACAATGGATGAAATGTTCAATTCTTTCCTTGATAAAGCCTTCAGAGGTGAACTTGTATGCTAAGTCCTGATATGAAATCCAATATAAACAAACTTTGGGATCGATTCTGGAGTAATGGAATCTCCAATCCCCTTACAGCTATAGAACAGATATCCTACTTGATCTTCATGAAAAGACTTGAGGATGAGGATAACAAGAGCAAAAACAATGCTCGACTAAGAAACGAGATATATAACTCAATTTTTGCGGGAAATGAAGATTGCAAATGGTCTGTTTGGACGAAGTATGATTCCAATAAAATGCTCAAACATGTACGGAATGAAGTATTCCCGTTCCTGAAAACAATCGATGGGAAAAAATCCCTCTACTCAAAGTACATGGATGATGCGGTTTTCGTAATAACTTCAGGTTCATTGCTATCAGAAGCTGTAAAGATTATCAATGACCTTCATATCACCGAACAGAACAGGGATGCACAGGGCGACATCTATGAGTATATCCTGAGTGAACTCAGGACTTCAGGAAAGAATGGCCAGTTCAGGACACCAAATCATATTCGAAAACTAATGGCAGCATTGACACAACCAAAAGTTGGAGACATGATCTGTGATCCTGCATGTGGTACTGCAGGTTTCATTGTCTCTGCAATGATGCATATCCTGAAAGAACATACATCTGACAAATTCATTGAGACCGATGAACAGGGATTTAAGCACAATTTTGTCGGGGATCAATTAAGCAAAGACGATTACGAAACCCTGCTCAATGATACATTCTATGGCTCAGACATCGATCAGACAATGGTACGCATTGCCATGATGAATCTGATGATGCATGGAATCAGAAATCCACATATAGCCCACAGAAACAGTCTCGTGGAATGTGAAAAAGAGAAAGGAAAATACACACTTGTCCTAGCAAATCCACCCTTCAAAGGGAGCATCAACAAGGAAGAAATCAAAGGCAAATTCAGTATTACTACGACAAAAACTGAATTGTTGTATCTGGACCTAATGTGTGACCTATTACAGACAGGTGGTAGATGTGCTGTAATCGTACCTGATGGTGTATTATTTGGCAGCA harbors:
- a CDS encoding restriction endonuclease subunit S translates to MKTDRNLPDGWEWKKLGDVIHTISAGKKKLKTDEYENTGDLAIIDQSQNSISGYTNEKSRCIECDLPVVIFGDHTKVVKYIDFPFAIGADGTKILTSDKPDINLKYLYYIMGAIKYPYEGYARFFKYLKETTVPIPPLDTQQRIVDLLDSMEELQSLRKETLDVSDQLIQSVFLEKFGDPVKNPKGWEIKTLGEFGDIVTGNTPSKKCSEYYGDFVEWVKSDNINSDFMYLTEAKEKLSELGAKVGRTAPERSVLVTCIAGSLSCIGNVSVTNREVAFNQQINAIIPYDSTNELFLYHLISYSKEYIQHHSTQSMKGMVSKSNFSSIKMIYPPFYLQQQFADFVQSVEDMKSSQVKSAETMDEMFNSFLDKAFRGELVC
- a CDS encoding type I restriction-modification system subunit M; its protein translation is MLSPDMKSNINKLWDRFWSNGISNPLTAIEQISYLIFMKRLEDEDNKSKNNARLRNEIYNSIFAGNEDCKWSVWTKYDSNKMLKHVRNEVFPFLKTIDGKKSLYSKYMDDAVFVITSGSLLSEAVKIINDLHITEQNRDAQGDIYEYILSELRTSGKNGQFRTPNHIRKLMAALTQPKVGDMICDPACGTAGFIVSAMMHILKEHTSDKFIETDEQGFKHNFVGDQLSKDDYETLLNDTFYGSDIDQTMVRIAMMNLMMHGIRNPHIAHRNSLVECEKEKGKYTLVLANPPFKGSINKEEIKGKFSITTTKTELLYLDLMCDLLQTGGRCAVIVPDGVLFGSSNAHKKIRERIVDECSLSGVISMPSGVFKPYAGVSTGILVFTKGEPTEKVWFYNMEADGFTLDDKRTFIDGKGDIPDIIEKFHDRENQDFSDRTGKCFFVPADEIRENDYDLSISKYKEIEYEEIEYEPPEVLYNRLQSNEDDILSKMKEVQEKLGECVVDK